The following proteins come from a genomic window of Oncorhynchus mykiss isolate Arlee chromosome 19, USDA_OmykA_1.1, whole genome shotgun sequence:
- the LOC110497862 gene encoding putative E3 ubiquitin-protein ligase UBR7 isoform X1: MPADSWKLFCCNQSRMSVKEERTVTVQDILEDEELQEAYAVLAGSDPDNCSYPQGYVKRQAVFACNTCTPRGVEPAGLCLACTNHCHDGHDIFELYTKRNFRCDCGNSKFGVFRCQLSPGKDRQNAKNHYNHNFHGCYCTCDRPYPDTEDQVNEDMIQCIICEDWYHPRHLGCTVEDSEELQEMVCETCMNKAPFLWTYSTHIAEPPVVKVSPCKGEVEVNKEEDKEPEDKRSDEPCKNGGEGSSTSPSCQEKNEATNGRTACKRTHQEMTGLPVKSQDKTVYCRLRELKTRGLERAREGAVFWPYHWRAKLCTCVSCKRAYVDAGVQFLLDESDTVLAYENRGTVEQGPASLDSLLMSSLSTLDRVQQLEIVYQFNEMQTELMTFLRQIADEGKVVTAEAIHQFFGELMSRKRRQMNS, encoded by the exons ATGCCAGCAGACAGTTGGAAATTATTTTGTTGCAATCAGTCAAG AATGTCTGTGAAGGAGGAGCGCACTGTGACCGTACAGGACATTCTGGAAGACGAGGAGCTGCAAGAGGCGTATGCTGTGTTGGCTGGAAGTGATCCAGATAATTGTTCCTATCCCCAG GGATATGTGAAGAGACAGGCTGTTTTTGCCTGCAACACTTGCACACCCAGAGGGGTAGAACCTGCTGGGCTCTGccttgcctgcaccaaccattgCCATGATGGGCATGACATATTTGAGCTCTACACAAAAAG GAATTTCCGCTGTGATTGTGGAAACAGCAAGTTTGGCGTGTTTAGGTGCCAGCTGAGTCCT GGCAAAGACCGACAAAACGCAAAAAATCATTATAATCACAACTTCCATGGCTGTTACTGTACCTGTGACAGACCTTACCCAGACACTGAAGATCAG GTTAATGAGGATATGATTCAGTGCATCATCTGTGAGGACTGGTATCATCCCAGG CACCTGGGTTGTACGGTGGAAGACTCTGAGGAGCTGCAGGAGATGGTGTGTGAGACCTGCATGAACAAAGCCCCCTTCCTCTGGACATACTCCACCCACATTGCAG AACCTCCTGTGGTCAAAGTGAGCCCCTGTAAAGGGGAGGTTGAAGTCAACAAGGAGGAAGATAAGGAGCCAGAGGACAAGAGGAGTGATGAGCCCTGTAAGAACGGGGGCGAGGGGTCCTCTACCAGCCCCAGCTGTCAAGAGAAG AATGAGGCTACGAATGGGAGGACTGCCTGCAAACGGACTCACCAGGAGATGACAGGCCTTCCTGTGAAGAGCCAGGACAAGACTGTGTATTGCAGGCTGAGGGAGCTGAAGACACGGGGCCTGGAGAGAGCTAGGGAAGGGGCTGTGTTCTGGCCTTACCACTGGAGAGCCAAGCTGTGCACCTGTGTCAGCTGCAAG AGGGCCTACGTCGACGCGGGAGTGCAGTTCCTGCTGGATGAGTCAGACACTGTCCTGGCCTATGAGAACAGAGGCACTGTAGAGCAAGGACCTGCTAGTCTTGACAGTCTGCTCATGTCAAGCCTGAGTACTCTGGACCGCGTGCAGCAACTGGAGATTGTTTACC AGTTCAATGAGATGCAGACTGAACTGATGACGTTCCTACGGCAGATAGCTGATGAAGGAAAG gTTGTCACAGCAGAGGCCATCCACCAGTTCTTTGGGGAGCTGATGTCCAGGAAGAGGCGGCAAATGAACAGCTGA
- the LOC110497862 gene encoding putative E3 ubiquitin-protein ligase UBR7 isoform X2 has protein sequence MSVKEERTVTVQDILEDEELQEAYAVLAGSDPDNCSYPQGYVKRQAVFACNTCTPRGVEPAGLCLACTNHCHDGHDIFELYTKRNFRCDCGNSKFGVFRCQLSPGKDRQNAKNHYNHNFHGCYCTCDRPYPDTEDQVNEDMIQCIICEDWYHPRHLGCTVEDSEELQEMVCETCMNKAPFLWTYSTHIAEPPVVKVSPCKGEVEVNKEEDKEPEDKRSDEPCKNGGEGSSTSPSCQEKNEATNGRTACKRTHQEMTGLPVKSQDKTVYCRLRELKTRGLERAREGAVFWPYHWRAKLCTCVSCKRAYVDAGVQFLLDESDTVLAYENRGTVEQGPASLDSLLMSSLSTLDRVQQLEIVYQFNEMQTELMTFLRQIADEGKVVTAEAIHQFFGELMSRKRRQMNS, from the exons ATGTCTGTGAAGGAGGAGCGCACTGTGACCGTACAGGACATTCTGGAAGACGAGGAGCTGCAAGAGGCGTATGCTGTGTTGGCTGGAAGTGATCCAGATAATTGTTCCTATCCCCAG GGATATGTGAAGAGACAGGCTGTTTTTGCCTGCAACACTTGCACACCCAGAGGGGTAGAACCTGCTGGGCTCTGccttgcctgcaccaaccattgCCATGATGGGCATGACATATTTGAGCTCTACACAAAAAG GAATTTCCGCTGTGATTGTGGAAACAGCAAGTTTGGCGTGTTTAGGTGCCAGCTGAGTCCT GGCAAAGACCGACAAAACGCAAAAAATCATTATAATCACAACTTCCATGGCTGTTACTGTACCTGTGACAGACCTTACCCAGACACTGAAGATCAG GTTAATGAGGATATGATTCAGTGCATCATCTGTGAGGACTGGTATCATCCCAGG CACCTGGGTTGTACGGTGGAAGACTCTGAGGAGCTGCAGGAGATGGTGTGTGAGACCTGCATGAACAAAGCCCCCTTCCTCTGGACATACTCCACCCACATTGCAG AACCTCCTGTGGTCAAAGTGAGCCCCTGTAAAGGGGAGGTTGAAGTCAACAAGGAGGAAGATAAGGAGCCAGAGGACAAGAGGAGTGATGAGCCCTGTAAGAACGGGGGCGAGGGGTCCTCTACCAGCCCCAGCTGTCAAGAGAAG AATGAGGCTACGAATGGGAGGACTGCCTGCAAACGGACTCACCAGGAGATGACAGGCCTTCCTGTGAAGAGCCAGGACAAGACTGTGTATTGCAGGCTGAGGGAGCTGAAGACACGGGGCCTGGAGAGAGCTAGGGAAGGGGCTGTGTTCTGGCCTTACCACTGGAGAGCCAAGCTGTGCACCTGTGTCAGCTGCAAG AGGGCCTACGTCGACGCGGGAGTGCAGTTCCTGCTGGATGAGTCAGACACTGTCCTGGCCTATGAGAACAGAGGCACTGTAGAGCAAGGACCTGCTAGTCTTGACAGTCTGCTCATGTCAAGCCTGAGTACTCTGGACCGCGTGCAGCAACTGGAGATTGTTTACC AGTTCAATGAGATGCAGACTGAACTGATGACGTTCCTACGGCAGATAGCTGATGAAGGAAAG gTTGTCACAGCAGAGGCCATCCACCAGTTCTTTGGGGAGCTGATGTCCAGGAAGAGGCGGCAAATGAACAGCTGA